The following coding sequences are from one Neurospora crassa OR74A linkage group I, whole genome shotgun sequence window:
- a CDS encoding bleomycin hydrolase, with translation MGASQSKMPFEEKAVFTTDDEYVHVENGLVGEKGTITDIVKSRTPEGLSFSTVSKWEGTLLEDPKNRLALSALSAANPRDVLLSRAVKIAEQQVFNIKIPFEGGPITNQRQSGRCWLFASTNVFRVALMQKYNLDQFELSQAYLFFWDKLEKSNWFLEQIISTADQDLDSRLVQRLLHEPLSDGGQWDMVYNLVDKYGLVPQTLYPDSFNASSSSVINSIIFTKLREYALVLRKLLSSSSSSSSSSSSSSSTTNPGTATQQTLSNTKAKMMKEIHAILTLTLGPPPSAAGEFTWSFVDRSGKARTVRSTPKAFAQDIYSPKFRLTSSTISRMVSLVHDPRHPPLTLMTVDRLGNVVGGRNITYINVDMATLKSACVSMLRAGYPVFFGSDVGKFSDRVAGVMDLDLIDYELGFNVSLLGADKASRLRTGESLMTHAMVLTAVHLDEETNKTVRWRVQNSWGTGVGEEGWFVMSDGWMDEFVYQAVVDVDFLSKEVKDVLKQEPVVLPLWDPMGSLA, from the exons ATGGGTGCTTCGCAGTCCAAGATGCCCTTTGAGGAGAAAGCCGTTTTCACCACGGACGATGAATACGTCCATGTTGAGAATGGGCTCGTAGGTGAGAAGGGAACGATCACAGACATCGTTAAAAGCCGTACGCCAGAAGGTCTCTCCTTCTCAACAGTCTCGAAATGGGAGGGCACACTTCTGGAAGACCCCAAGAACAG ATTGGCCCTGTCCGCCCTGAGCGCCGCCAACCCCCGTGATGTCCTCCTTTCACGCGCAGTCAAGATCGCGGAGCAGCAGGTATTTAACATCAAGATCCCGTTCGAAGGGGgtcccatcaccaaccagcGGCAAAGCGGGCGTTGCTGGCTCTTTGCTAGCACCAACGTCTTCCGCGTTGCCCTGATGCAAAAGTACAACCTCGACCAGTTCGAGCTTTCGCAAGCCTACCTTTTCTTCTGGGACAAGCTCGAGAAGAGCAACTGGTTTCTGGAGCAGATTATCTCCACGGCCGACCAAGACCTCGACTCACGTCTCGTGCAGCGCTTACTTCACGAGCCCCTCAGCGACGGCGGCCAGTGGGACATGGTCTATAATCTCGTGGACAAGTACGGCCTCGTCCCGCAGACGCTGTACCCGGACTCCTTCAACGCCAGCTCTAGCAGCGTCATCAACAGCATCATCTTCACCAAGCTGCGCGAATACGCCCTTGTCCTGCGCAagctcctctcctcctcctcctcctcctcctcctcctcctcctcctcctcctccaccaccaaccccggCACGGCAACCCAGCAAACCCTCAGCAACACAAAGGCCAAAATGATGAAAGAAATCCACGCCatcctcaccctcacccTTGGCCCTCCaccctccgccgccggcgaATTCACCTGGTCCTTCGTCGACCGCTCCGGCAAGGCGCGCACTGTCCGCTCCACACCCAAAGCCTTTGCTCAGGACATCTACTCGCCCAAATTTCGTCTTACCTCGTCGACCATCAGCCGCATGGTCTCCCTCGTGCACGACCCGCGCCACCCACCTCTTACGCTAATGACAGTCGACCGCCTCGGCAACGTCGTCGGCGGGCGCAACATCACGTACATCAACGTGGACATGGCCACGCTCAAGTCCGCGTGCGTGAGCATGCTCAGGGCCGGGTATCCCGTCTTCTTCGGTAGTGACGTGGGCAAGTTCAGCGATCGCGTGGCTGGGGTGATGGATCTCGATTTGATTGATTACGAGCTGGGGTTTAACGTGTCGTTGTTGGGCGCTGATAAGGCGAGTAGACTGCGGACGGGCGAGAGTCTGATGACGCATGCGATGGTGTTGACGGCTGTGCATCTGGATGAGGAGACCAACAAAACGGTTAGGTGGCGGGTGCAGAACTCGTGGGGGACGGGggtgggcgaggaggggTGGTTTGTGATGAGtgacggatggatggatgagtTTGTGTATcaggcggtggtggatgttGATTTCTTGAGTAAGGAGGTGAAAGATGTGTTGAAGCAGGAGCCGGTGGTGTTGCCGTTGTGGGATCCTATGGGGTCTTTGGCTTGA
- the hex-1 gene encoding woronin body major protein translates to MGYYDDDAHGHVEADAAPRATTGTGTGSASQTVTIPCHHIRLGDILILQGRPCQVIRISTSAATGQHRYLGVDLFTKQLHEESSFVSNPAPSVVVQTMLGPVFKQYRVLDMQDGSIVAMTETGDVKQNLPVIDQSSLWNRLQKAFESGRGSVRVLVVSDHGREMAVDMKVVHGSRL, encoded by the exons ATGGGCTactacgacgacgacg CTCACGGCCACGTTGAGGCTGATGCCGCGCCCCGTGCCACCACCGGCACTGGCACCGGCTCTGCTTCCCAGACTGTCACCATCCCCTGCCACCACATCCGCCTCGGCgatatcctcatcctccaggGCCGCCCTTGCCAGGTCATCCGCATCTCCACCTCCGCTGCCACTGGCCAGCACCGTTACCTCGGTGTCGACCTCTTCACCAAGCAGCTCCATGAGGAGTCCAGCTTCGTCTCCAACCCTGCCCCCAGCGTCGTCGTCCAGACCATGCTCGGCCCCGTCTTCAAGCAGTACCGTGTCCTCGACATGCAGGATGGCTCCATCGTCGCCATGACCGAGACTGGCGATGTCAAGCAGAACCTCCCCGTCATTGACCAGAGCTCTCTCTGGAACCGTCTCCAGAAGGCTTTCGAGTCTGGCCGCGGCTCCGTCCGTGTCCTCGTCGTCTCCGACCACGGTCGCGAGATGGCCGTCGACATGAAGGTCGTCCACGGTTCCCGCCTCTAA